The DNA sequence GCAACGACGTTGCCGGTTGTGGAGAACGGAAAGATTCGTGGAATATTAACTGTTGGAGATATTGCAGAAGCTTATATGTTGAATTCGGAAGACGATATTTTGTATAAAGCGAGAACCAGGTGCCGACATATCATGGAGACGATCGATGGTGAGATGGTCTGTGGAAATCCGCATAGTTATATTACGAAAGGAAAAGTTATCATAGGCGCGGCACATGTGGAGCTTATGGAGCATTTTGTAAAGCCGGACGACATTGTTATCTTAAGTGACCGGAAGGAATCTCAGCTAATGGCTATCGAAAAGGGAGCAGGTATGCTGATCCTTTGTCTGGTGGATAAGGTGGATGACGATGTTGTGAAGCTTGCGGCATTTAAGGGCTGTTCGATCATCACATCTCAGAATGATACTTATAAGGTGGCCAGACTGATCGGTCAGAGTATACCGGTAAGGTTCTTTATGGTTCGTGATAATATAATGACGTTTAACGAGGATGATTCGGTTGAAACGATAAAAAGTGTTATGTCGAAGACGAGAGTTCGTTATTTCCCTGTTGTAGATAAGAGTGGAAATTATCTGGGACTGGTTTCCAGACGTAACTATATCAATGCCAGAAAAAAACAGGTGATCCTGGTCGATCATAATGAACGTACACAGTCGGTTGATAATATCGACAAGGCAGAGATCCGGGAGATCATCGATCATCATAGAATTGCAAATGTAGAAACGCTTGCACCGGTTTATTTCAGAAATCAGCCGGTTGGCTGTACATCTACGATCATATATCAGATGTACAGAGAGCAGAACATTATACCGGATAAGAAGATTGCAGGATTGATGTGTGCGGCTATTTTATCAGATACGCTGCTGTTTAAATCACCGACCTGTACCTGTGAGGATAAGAATGCAGCATATGCACTGGCGCAACTTGCCGAGATTAATGTAAATGATTTCGCAATGGAGATGTTTGATGCCGGAAGTAATCTGAAGGGAAAGACAATCGATGAGATTCTGCATCAGGATTATAAGAAATTTGAGATCGACGGACGTACCTTTGCGATCGGACAGATCACATCGATCAATACCAGAGAGATTGAGCAGATACAGAAGAGTATGTATGAGTATCTGACCGATTATACAGAAAATGGATGTGATGTATTTTTGTTTGTAATGACAAGTATCTTAGACGATAGTTCCGGAATGTTGGCATTTGGAGATGAGGCAGAGGAGATCTGTTCCCGTGCATTCCAGACGGAATTTGTCGATCATTATGCATATCTGGAAGGCGTGGTTTCCAGAAAGAAGCAGATCGTTCCGGCACTTGTCCGTGCCGTACAGGAACTCGATCAGCCGGAATAGAACAAAGGCAGAAAGGCAGATGTACAATGAAGAAATATCAGGCAGTTATATTTGATTTGGATGGAACACTTTTAAATACATTAGAGGATCTGGCAGACAGTACAAATTACGCACTTCGTCAGATGAATTATCCGGAACGGACAATCGATGAGGTCCGCCGCTTTGTAGGGAATGGCGTAGAGAAGCTGATGGAGCGTGCAGTTCCGACGGGAACTTCAGAGGACGATACATTAAAAGCACTCGCGATATTCAAGGAACATTATTCAAAGAATATGTTGAATAAGACAGGCCCTTACGAGGGAGTTGTCGATGTGCTTAAGGCGTTAAAAGAAAAAGAAATACCGGTAGGTATCGTATCGAACAAATTTGATGCTGCAGTGAAGGGACTGAGGGATCAGTTCTTTGGTGCATATATAAGTACAGCGATCGGAGAGTCTGCAAATGTAGCAAAGAAACCGGCACCGGACACTTGCATAGAAGCAATGAAGGAAATGCAGATTGGACGGGAAGGCACAGTCTATGTTGGAGATTCAGATGTGGATATCATGACCGCAAAGAACAGCGGACTGGAATGTATCTCTGTTACCTGGGGCTTTCGTGATGAAGAATTCCTGTTAGAACATGGTGCTACCCAGATCATCCATAAGCCGGAGAAGCTGCTCGAATTTTTTTAAACAGTAAAGCTGCTGTCTGATCGATATGGAAGTTGTATATGGAAGATATATAATATGGAGATGGACATGAACATGGCAGTTCAATGTATAAGGAATATGTAAGATGAATATATATACAGCAAATCAATATATAAAGGATACCTTCGGGGAGAAATTATACAAGCTGTCATTAAATGCTGGAACCACCTGCCCGAACCGGGATGGAACGGCAGGAATTGGCGGTTGTATCTTTTGCAGTAGTCTAGGATCGGGTGATTTCAGTCCAAAAGCGGATATGGACATAGATCAACAGATCGAACAGGCAAAACAGCTGGTTGCTTCGAAGTTCAAAGGTAAACATTATATTGCATATTTTCAGTCATTTACGAATACTTATGGTGATATCGACCGTTTGCGGGATATTTATAGAAATGCAGCGATGCGGTCAGACATTGCAGTTATTTCAATTGCAACCAGACCGGATTGCCTGGGAAATCAGGTGATCGATATGCTGCGTGATATACAGAGAATCAAGCCGGTGTGGGTAGAACTCGGACTTCAGACGATCCATGAGGAAACGGCAAAGCTTATTAATCGCGGATATCCGCTTTCGGTATATGACGAGGCAGTAAAAAAACTCTGTGATCTTGGTGTACATGTGATCGTACATATGATATTGGGACTTCCGGGAGAGACACAGAGAGATATGATCGAAACAGCAGAGTATATAGGAAAGAGCGGTGCACAGGGCATAAAGCTACAACTACTTCATGTCCTTAAAGGAACCAACCTTGCTGAATTGTATCAGAATGGAGAATGTTCTGTTTTGTCGCTGGAAGATTATACAGAATGTGTTGTTTCGTGTCTGAAGGTACTGCCGCCGGATATGGTGATCCATCGCCTGACCGGAGACGGACCGAAGAAACTATTGATCGCACCGCTTTGGAGCGCAGATAAGAAAAAAGTAATGAATACGATAAATGCAGCAGTCAGACAGCTATAAAACAGATCTGACTGCTGTTTTTTTAGTTGTTGTTTTTTCTGGATTCATTCTGATTACAGATATTTGCGGCATGAAGAAAACGGGTGACGGCATCCTTGTAATTTTTAGACAGACGATCATACTCTTTAAATACATGAAAAAAATCCCAGTCAAATATATTGTCAAAGGTAAATAACTGAAAAAGGTTCTCATTTTTAATGTTTTCCAGAGATGCAAGATCAATACAGATTAGAAATACAAGAAACTGAATATTGATATGATAGTAATTTGATGCATAAAAAATTGTTTTTATATCGGGTATAGAACTGCCACGTTCGTATTGGGAATAGGCAGATTGGGATATTTTTAATTCTTCGGCTGCTTCACGCATGGATAAGGTTTTGCTTTTTCGAAGGGATAACAGTGCACTGCCTATATTGGTTCGGATAACGGATGTCATATATTCTTTTTCTCCTTTTCGTTTTTCTCATTACAGTATAATTGTACATAGGTTTTTAGTAGCTCCAACTCCCATGTTGGGACTTCCTTCAACTGATTGATAAGATCAGTAATTGTTTCTTTGCGAACAGGAACAGCCTGATATGCAGATGGATCACTGACTGCTTCAATCAGATTGTAATTGTCCTGTTCTGCGTTTTTTAATGACATGGAATAGGCGAACAGGAAGTCGTGGTCGAGAATCTTCGATAATTTGGCTATATGTTCGATACCGGGAAGTATCCGCCCTGATTCATAATTAGCATATCCGGATCGCGAGATTGAGAGCTGCTCGGCGACCTCTGCCTGCGTCATTTGTTTTTTCTCACGGAAGTAACGTAGAAGCTTAGGTAATGGATAATTTTCATTTGGCATTTGTGTAAGTCTCCTTTCATTTCTTTGCAACATCATACACGATTTGCAGGAAAAAAGTGCCGAAATGTAATAAATGGTAGTGTTTCATGTAATAAGTTGCGTTTTTTCGGTTGATACGATACAATTACAGAAGCTTTATTTATGAAAAAAACGG is a window from the Lachnospiraceae bacterium GAM79 genome containing:
- a CDS encoding TIGR01212 family radical SAM protein (This family includes YhcC from E. coli K-12, an uncharacterized radical SAM protein.), with translation MNIYTANQYIKDTFGEKLYKLSLNAGTTCPNRDGTAGIGGCIFCSSLGSGDFSPKADMDIDQQIEQAKQLVASKFKGKHYIAYFQSFTNTYGDIDRLRDIYRNAAMRSDIAVISIATRPDCLGNQVIDMLRDIQRIKPVWVELGLQTIHEETAKLINRGYPLSVYDEAVKKLCDLGVHVIVHMILGLPGETQRDMIETAEYIGKSGAQGIKLQLLHVLKGTNLAELYQNGECSVLSLEDYTECVVSCLKVLPPDMVIHRLTGDGPKKLLIAPLWSADKKKVMNTINAAVRQL
- a CDS encoding HAD-IIIA family hydrolase — protein: MKKYQAVIFDLDGTLLNTLEDLADSTNYALRQMNYPERTIDEVRRFVGNGVEKLMERAVPTGTSEDDTLKALAIFKEHYSKNMLNKTGPYEGVVDVLKALKEKEIPVGIVSNKFDAAVKGLRDQFFGAYISTAIGESANVAKKPAPDTCIEAMKEMQIGREGTVYVGDSDVDIMTAKNSGLECISVTWGFRDEEFLLEHGATQIIHKPEKLLEFF
- a CDS encoding helix-turn-helix domain-containing protein: MTSVIRTNIGSALLSLRKSKTLSMREAAEELKISQSAYSQYERGSSIPDIKTIFYASNYYHINIQFLVFLICIDLASLENIKNENLFQLFTFDNIFDWDFFHVFKEYDRLSKNYKDAVTRFLHAANICNQNESRKNNN
- a CDS encoding putative manganese-dependent inorganic diphosphatase, with amino-acid sequence MHNIPRDEVFVIGHKNPDTDSICSAIAYADLKNQSENKYIPKRAGNINKETEFVLNYFDVEVPELIKNVDTQLSDISYRLVSGVPGDTTMKKAFEIMQKNDATTLPVVENGKIRGILTVGDIAEAYMLNSEDDILYKARTRCRHIMETIDGEMVCGNPHSYITKGKVIIGAAHVELMEHFVKPDDIVILSDRKESQLMAIEKGAGMLILCLVDKVDDDVVKLAAFKGCSIITSQNDTYKVARLIGQSIPVRFFMVRDNIMTFNEDDSVETIKSVMSKTRVRYFPVVDKSGNYLGLVSRRNYINARKKQVILVDHNERTQSVDNIDKAEIREIIDHHRIANVETLAPVYFRNQPVGCTSTIIYQMYREQNIIPDKKIAGLMCAAILSDTLLFKSPTCTCEDKNAAYALAQLAEINVNDFAMEMFDAGSNLKGKTIDEILHQDYKKFEIDGRTFAIGQITSINTREIEQIQKSMYEYLTDYTENGCDVFLFVMTSILDDSSGMLAFGDEAEEICSRAFQTEFVDHYAYLEGVVSRKKQIVPALVRAVQELDQPE
- a CDS encoding helix-turn-helix transcriptional regulator, giving the protein MPNENYPLPKLLRYFREKKQMTQAEVAEQLSISRSGYANYESGRILPGIEHIAKLSKILDHDFLFAYSMSLKNAEQDNYNLIEAVSDPSAYQAVPVRKETITDLINQLKEVPTWELELLKTYVQLYCNEKNEKEKKNI